AAGAGATCTTTCCATCAGGTCTCACGGGTAACTCAGCAGTCATCTCAGGATTTCCCCATACGGATATACGAAGGATATCTTCTTCACCGATCAGGTAATCTCCGTCAAAACTCCAGGTAATGGCTGGGATGAAAATAAAGTACAGAATAATTAGAATATTTTTCATAAATCTACCTCTTTTAAGTAAAGCTCCGCCTTCTCAGTCACAGTGACTGATTTTTAAATTACTCTAAAATATTTTTTAAGCTACCTCTAAATCAGAACCGTACAATTTTACGGCAACGCTTCTGCCTAAAATATGAATATTTACCACAAAGAGAAAAGAATCATCTTTTTTCTTTATAATTCCTTCGGCTCCTTTAAGTGGTCCATTCTTTACCCTTATTCGTATACCTTCCTGCAACTCAGGGTATACATTTATCTGTTCAGGACTCCCAAGCAAAATTTTAAGGGATTCTATTTCCTCGGTAGATATTGAAGCAGGCCTTCCATAATCATTACAGAGAAATCTTACAACTCCTTTTGTTCTTAACACCGAAAGAAAGTACTCTGGTCTTGCTTCCATATATACAAAAAGGTATCCTGGAAAAAGAGGAAAATCTATCATTTTTTTTCTGTCTTTCCAGTGCCTGAGTATCTTTATTACCGGCAGGAATGTTTCAATATTTTTTTGAACCAGGGCATTATACGTTTTAAATTCATGCCTTGACTTAACATATACTGCATACCAGTTATTAGAAAACATTTTATCTTCCCCTTCCAAGTATAATTACCCTAATTGTTTCGATTATAATCATTAAGTCAAAAAAAATCGACAAATGCTTTATATAAAAAAGATCATATCTGAGTTTCTCAATGGCATCTTCCACAGAGGCTCCATAAGGATATCTTATCTGTGCCCATCCAGTAATTCCTGGCTTTACAAAATGTCTTTCGCTGTAAAAAGGTATTTCCTGCTTGAGCTTTTCCACAAATTCAGGACGCTCTGGTCTCGGGCCCACAAAGCTCATTTCACCTTTTATAACATTAAATATCTGAGGCAGTTCATCTAACCTTGTTTTTCTCAATATCTTCCCAATCCTTGTAATTCTGAGGTCATTCTTCTCTGCCCAGACCGGTCCGGTATCCTTTTCTGCATCAGGAACCATTGTTCTGAATTTATACATTACAAACTTCTTCTCCTTCTCTCCCGTCCTTATCTGGCGATACAATACCGGACCTCTGGAGTCAAGCTTGATAAGAAGTGCCACCAGGCACATAAGTGGAAAAGTAATAATTAAAATTGTAAATGCCATAATAATATCCATAATTCTCTTAGAAACTCTTTTCAAAAAGGTTATCTTAAAGCCATTGGAGAAAATAAACCAGCTCGGTGTGATATTCTCTATAAGTAATTTCCCTGTAAGCTGTTCATAAAAAGAAGGAGCATCTAGAACCTCTATACCGCTGAACTTACACATAAGTAAATCCCTTAAAGGTAAAGAACCTCTCCTCTCACTGATTGATACAATAACCTTATTAGCCTTTTCTTTTAGAACTATTTCACCAAGTTTTTCCTCGCTGCACAGAACTTTCTCCCGGGGAACAGCAATAACATCAGAGGAACAATGGACATACCCAGCAAGGGCATATTGATGATTTGTTGAAAGGATTAGGTTGCCAATCTTACTGGCAACAGGTCCTGTGCCCAGTATGAGAACCCTTTTTGCTAGAAGTGGCATATTCAGCAGAGACCTCCAGCCCCTATGCCATAAAAACTGATAAATACTGAAGGAAAAAATTGTAATTGCCAGAAGCCCCCTTCCGATTGTTAAAGAGGGTATAAAGTAAAAAATTACTGACAGTATAAATACAGACAAGATATTACATATAACAATTTTTAAAAAAATCATTTTACCTGAATCATTACTCTGGTTATATAGTTCTGCCAGAAAGGAGATTAGAATTACTACCACGGTAAAGATAAATATTTTAATTAATGGTTTTTCAATTACCTCATCAGCAGATAGTGTTCCAAATCTTAATAAGATGCCAGTAAAAAAACTTGTAACAGCCAGAACTACATCTCCCAATATGATAAAAATTATTCTATTCATAAATTATTTACAGGATACTGTATCCATTAATATTTATATCTCCATCAATGACCTTCTGAATTACAGTTTTAAATTTATGATAATCAAGGGGTTTAATCATACAATAGGAAGAATTAAAATCATTCAACCACTTTAACAGGGTTTGATCAATATTGTCTGCCAGTACAAGGACCGGAATATTTTTCTTTTTGATCTCGTTAAAAAAGACTGCTCCGTAAGGATAACTAGTTACAACGAGGTCAAAGTCGTACTGATTGAGTTTAGAATTGATATTATCATTGACCATAGAAAAGATCTCTACTGCATAACCACTGCTGCCAAGGATTGCTTCACAAATTTTAGAAAATCCATATTCATCAATTATCAGAATTTTTTTCATAATTAATAAGAAGCAAATATAATGCCAGTGATGAAATTCAGGGATATCGTTATTTAATTGCAGGATTTTTCTATTTTTTTTTGTTTCTAACAGGACATAAAGATATAATTTATAAAAGTATAAAATTGTAGATTCAGGTCACAGATTTAAATTTTCACAGAAGTTAAAAGAAAAAAGTGTTGCAGAAGGTTACATTATAAAAGAGTGGTTACAAGCATCGATTTTTTAATCAATTAATTTAACTTAGATGTTTCCTTGGGAAACATAAGCGATAGTTCATTCAGCCTTTTATAAAGGGTCTTTCTGGAAATACCAAGGAGCCTTGCAGCCCTTGATTTATTACCCCTACATTTTAAAAGGGTATCCCTTATAGCCAAAAGTTCCAGATCCTTTAAAGAATTGCATTGTTGCGATTCTTCGTCTTTATTACACACTATCTCTCTTGGTAAATCCCTGATAGTAATCTCATCTCCTTTTGCCAGCACTACGGCACGTTCAATTACATTTCTTAACTGCCTTACGTTCCCGGGCCAATGATAGTTTTTAAAAATGTCAAGAACTTGTTTCGAAAAAGTAAGGTGCTTATTCTCTTTTAGGGAAAATTGCTTTAAAAAAAGTTCTGCCAGTAAGGGTATGTCCTCCGTTCTTGCTCTTAGTGGAGGTAATGTTATTTGGACAACATTTATACGGTAATAAAGATCCTGTCTGAAGTTTCCTTTTTTAACTTCAAGCTCAAGATCACGATTGGTTGAACAGATAAGTCGGAAATCAACACTTATTTTTTTATTGCTTCCAAGGCGTTCTATTTCCTTTTCCTGTAGGACCCTCAGAAGCTTGGCCTGGAGATAAAAATCAAGCTCTCCTATCTCATCAAGCAATAATGTACCTGATGCAACCTCTTCGAAACGGCCTATTCTCCTTGAAATAGCTCCAGTAAAAGCACCTCTTTCGTGGCCAAAAAGTTCTGATTCGAGAAGTTCCTTAGGGATTGCGGCACAGTTTACTGCAACAAAGGGCTTATTTTTTCTTGAACTTGTAAAATGTATTAATCTTGCGACCAGTTCTTTACCGGTACCTGTCTCTCCACAAACTAAAACATTACAGGTAGAATCTTTAATGGACTTTATTACATTTAAAACCTTTTTCATTTCACTACTCTCTCCAATAAATGCATGTTCATCACTTAATGAATAAAATTTTCTTTTGAATCTTTTCTCTTCCACTGCCTTTGATACAATTTCTTTAAGTTTTATATAATCTGGAGGTTTTATGAAATAATAAAAAGCTCCGAGTCTTAATGCAGAGACAGCTGATTCTACTGTTCCGTAGGCTGTGAGAAAAATCACAGGAATATCTGGATAATATTGGTTGATCTGTTCGAATAAATACATACCATCCTTATCAGGCATTCTTAAATCTGTGATGATGCAGTCGAAGTCTTTTTGTCTAAGAAATTCAAGTGCCATTTCGACACTAGAAGCACCTTCAATAGTATAACCCTCATCAGTAAGAATGGCACTTAGGACTTTTATCGCATTGATTTCATCATCTACAATTAATACTTCTCCTCTCATTTTGACACCTCAAATCGTAAATTTTTTGTGGGCAGATAAATTTTTACTGATGTACCTTGCCCTTTAAAGCTATTTATTTCAATAAAACCTCCGTGAGATTTAATAATCTCTCTTGTGATGAAAAGTCCATAACCCCTTCCGCTTTCATTAGAAGGGAGGCAGTCATGTTTATCTTGAAACCCCATACCTGTATCAACTATCTCTATAACAACATAATTAGACGATACATCTTCTCTTAAATAGGTTCGGATATATAAATTCCCACCCCAAGGCATAGCTTCTATAGCGTTATTAATTATATTCAAAATTGCCTGTTCTATTTGAAATTGATTCAGAATTAAATCCGGAATCTTTCCGTATTCATAAAATGTTTTAATATTATGTGAACGAGTCTGGTAGGAAATATAGAGCTCTATTTTTTTCAATACATCATTTATATTCATCTGAATCAACTCCGAGTCGGAGAGAGATGAGCTTAAAAATTTAGAAATAAAGTTATCAAGTCTCGATATTTCTTCATTCATGATCTTCAGGAATTCTACAAGAGACTGATCATTTTTATATTTCTCACATATGTAGATAATTGCTCCCTTGATAGCATTTAGTGGATTTCTGAGACCATGAGCAAGAGAAGAGGCAGTCTTACCTATATCTATGAACTTTTTAGAGGCACTTAAATTTTGAATAAAGGAACAGGGCCGGAAGTTGCATACTGTTAATTTTACAAATTCGGGAGGCCTTTTTTCACCCAGGGGTTCTAATATTATATCTGCGGTCCCGCTATCAAAAAAACAATTAAAGCCAATATCTCTCAGATACATTTTTTTACTGTTTCGGAATATACTCAGTACGGCATCTCTTTTATCAATATATATCTTTGGTATAGCTTCAAAATATTTTTTTCCCACCAGCTCAGTATTTTTTATAAAACTCAAATCTGATTCCCATTTTCTGATGGTCAATCTTTTATCAATAATCAGCGTTAATTTATCACCCATAAAAATAAGTTATAGGATTTTTTTTTTAAAGTCAATACAGCAAATTGTAACAATAATTTAATGTAAACAATGAACACTATTACAATTTGATAAGGGGACTAAACATCGAGAGACCAAAGACAGAATTTTTATTTTTTGTAAATTCTTTATGGTGGGCAGGGACGGAATCGAACCGCCGACACGGGGCTTTTCAGGCCCCTGCTCTACCGACTGAGCTACCTGCCCGATGGGTATATTTTAATACATTTTCAAAAAGAAAGAAAAGGATAAAGTTTCCTTAATAAAATTCCATCATCAAGATAAGATGCACCATGTATGAATGCTGTCCGGTCTTAAAGTAATTACTATATAGCACCTGCCCTTTTAAGATAGGGAGCAAATCTCTGATCAACATTCAGGACGTGCTGTTTGAGCCAGTCCCTTACATATTCCACCACCTCGGCTGTTAAAACAGGTTTACCTTCTGTAAAATCCTTATGAAGATTATAAACCTTTTCTCTGAAGCCCTTATGAGCGGAGCGATGGCTTTCAAGCTCTGGATATTTAAATTTTTCCATATAGGCCTCTTCAGTCATGAAATGAATAACAGTATATTCAAGAAGTTCATTTAACACATTACCAAGTTCCTTCATACCTACGCCTCTGTACATTGCTTCCACAAGATTGTTATACAGAATGAATAATCTTTGATGCTGTGCGTCAATCTCAATTATATCAACCTTATATTTATTATCCCACTCAATAAAAAGGTCAGTTTTTTTTCTCTTTAATATCCAGTCAAAGAGTCCCATATGAGCCTCCTTACTTCAATAATCTCAGACCCGCATCATAAACCCTATGAAGTGCATCGGGTACCTCAAGTATGGCGCCCTTTGCATCCACGCCGAGGAAGCTGACCGTCTCGTGCTCAGGAACACTTATAGTCCTGAAAAAAGCTTTAGCAGT
This DNA window, taken from Thermodesulfovibrionales bacterium, encodes the following:
- a CDS encoding HAMP domain-containing histidine kinase, which gives rise to MGKKYFEAIPKIYIDKRDAVLSIFRNSKKMYLRDIGFNCFFDSGTADIILEPLGEKRPPEFVKLTVCNFRPCSFIQNLSASKKFIDIGKTASSLAHGLRNPLNAIKGAIIYICEKYKNDQSLVEFLKIMNEEISRLDNFISKFLSSSLSDSELIQMNINDVLKKIELYISYQTRSHNIKTFYEYGKIPDLILNQFQIEQAILNIINNAIEAMPWGGNLYIRTYLREDVSSNYVVIEIVDTGMGFQDKHDCLPSNESGRGYGLFITREIIKSHGGFIEINSFKGQGTSVKIYLPTKNLRFEVSK
- a CDS encoding TIGR03013 family PEP-CTERM/XrtA system glycosyltransferase, whose product is MNRIIFIILGDVVLAVTSFFTGILLRFGTLSADEVIEKPLIKIFIFTVVVILISFLAELYNQSNDSGKMIFLKIVICNILSVFILSVIFYFIPSLTIGRGLLAITIFSFSIYQFLWHRGWRSLLNMPLLAKRVLILGTGPVASKIGNLILSTNHQYALAGYVHCSSDVIAVPREKVLCSEEKLGEIVLKEKANKVIVSISERRGSLPLRDLLMCKFSGIEVLDAPSFYEQLTGKLLIENITPSWFIFSNGFKITFLKRVSKRIMDIIMAFTILIITFPLMCLVALLIKLDSRGPVLYRQIRTGEKEKKFVMYKFRTMVPDAEKDTGPVWAEKNDLRITRIGKILRKTRLDELPQIFNVIKGEMSFVGPRPERPEFVEKLKQEIPFYSERHFVKPGITGWAQIRYPYGASVEDAIEKLRYDLFYIKHLSIFFDLMIIIETIRVIILGRGR
- a CDS encoding UpxY family transcription antiterminator, whose protein sequence is MFSNNWYAVYVKSRHEFKTYNALVQKNIETFLPVIKILRHWKDRKKMIDFPLFPGYLFVYMEARPEYFLSVLRTKGVVRFLCNDYGRPASISTEEIESLKILLGSPEQINVYPELQEGIRIRVKNGPLKGAEGIIKKKDDSFLFVVNIHILGRSVAVKLYGSDLEVA
- a CDS encoding bacteriohemerythrin, yielding MGLFDWILKRKKTDLFIEWDNKYKVDIIEIDAQHQRLFILYNNLVEAMYRGVGMKELGNVLNELLEYTVIHFMTEEAYMEKFKYPELESHRSAHKGFREKVYNLHKDFTEGKPVLTAEVVEYVRDWLKQHVLNVDQRFAPYLKRAGAI
- a CDS encoding sigma-54 dependent transcriptional regulator, encoding MRGEVLIVDDEINAIKVLSAILTDEGYTIEGASSVEMALEFLRQKDFDCIITDLRMPDKDGMYLFEQINQYYPDIPVIFLTAYGTVESAVSALRLGAFYYFIKPPDYIKLKEIVSKAVEEKRFKRKFYSLSDEHAFIGESSEMKKVLNVIKSIKDSTCNVLVCGETGTGKELVARLIHFTSSRKNKPFVAVNCAAIPKELLESELFGHERGAFTGAISRRIGRFEEVASGTLLLDEIGELDFYLQAKLLRVLQEKEIERLGSNKKISVDFRLICSTNRDLELEVKKGNFRQDLYYRINVVQITLPPLRARTEDIPLLAELFLKQFSLKENKHLTFSKQVLDIFKNYHWPGNVRQLRNVIERAVVLAKGDEITIRDLPREIVCNKDEESQQCNSLKDLELLAIRDTLLKCRGNKSRAARLLGISRKTLYKRLNELSLMFPKETSKLN